A window of Deltaproteobacteria bacterium contains these coding sequences:
- a CDS encoding type II toxin-antitoxin system Phd/YefM family antitoxin has protein sequence MPITATQLRADLYRILDRVAKNGETVEIARNGTIVKIVPASTPGKMDRLVSRPDYIVGNPDELIHMDWSSEWKP, from the coding sequence ATGCCCATCACCGCCACGCAGCTTCGAGCTGATCTTTACCGCATCCTCGATCGGGTCGCGAAAAACGGCGAGACGGTCGAAATCGCCCGCAACGGGACGATCGTGAAAATCGTTCCGGCATCGACGCCGGGGAAGATGGATCGGCTCGTCTCCCGGCCCGACTACATCGTCGGCAACCCGGACGAACTGATCCACATGGACTGGTCGAGCGAATGGAAGCCGTAG
- a CDS encoding PIN domain-containing protein produces MEAVVHLDTHVAMWLFAGDRRRLKPVWKTLDRSDLVLSPMAVVELQFLYEIGRAKAPVQEVLAELVERVGLRVSDAPFAQVALAAVDQSWTRDPFDRLIVANAAVERKRLVTSDETILAHYPRAIWR; encoded by the coding sequence ATGGAAGCCGTAGTCCACCTCGACACGCACGTCGCGATGTGGCTGTTTGCAGGCGACCGGCGGCGCCTGAAACCGGTGTGGAAAACGCTCGACCGTTCGGACCTCGTGCTCTCGCCGATGGCGGTCGTGGAACTGCAATTCCTCTACGAGATCGGTCGCGCTAAAGCTCCGGTCCAAGAGGTCTTGGCCGAACTGGTCGAACGCGTGGGGCTTCGCGTTTCCGACGCGCCGTTCGCGCAGGTCGCGCTCGCGGCGGTCGATCAGTCGTGGACGCGAGATCCGTTCGATCGGCTCATTGTCGCGAACGCCGCCGTCGAACGGAAACGACTCGTCACGAGTGACGAGACGATTCTCGCGCATTATCCCCGCGCGATCTGGCGTTAG